A region of the Vigna unguiculata cultivar IT97K-499-35 chromosome 9, ASM411807v1, whole genome shotgun sequence genome:
TCCTTTTACGACATGGTAATAGCGGATGAGGAGAGGATCTTTCACCTGGAAACTGCCATCCATATGTCCCACCAGGAGTTGTGAGTCGGATTTGCACGTGAGATTCTCGACGCCCATATCTACTGCCAAATGCAGTCCAGCAATCAATGCTTCATACTCCGCTTGATTGTTTGAGGGCTTGAATCCGAACCGCAAGGATTGCTCAAGAAGAAGATTGTTTGGTCCTTGCAAAACTATGCCAGCCCCTCCACCTTTGGTATTAGAGGAGCCGTCCACAAAAAGTGTCCATGTGTTATCGTTCGGCTCTGTCTGTCCAGCTAGCTCGTTAACAAAGTCAGCcagacattgggctttgattgCTCCTCTCGCTTCACAGCGAGTGTGAAATTCGGACAACTCAACTGACCATCCCACCATTCGGCCCGCCAGATCGGGTCTCCTCAGCATTTTGTGTATTGGGTAGTCGGTTCGCACTATGGCCTCATAGCTCTGAAAGTACGGCCGTAATCTTCTGGTTGTGACTACCAATGCCAATGCCACCTTCTCCACCGTCTGGTAGCGCAGCTCAGCATCGTGCAGAACTCTGCTGATGAAGTAAACAGGTTGTTGCTGTCCATCGTGTTCCTGGACTATAGCAGTGCTTACGGCGTTATTAGAAATAGCTAGATATATTAAAAGTGGTTTACCTTTTGCGGGTTTGTGCAATATCGGGGGTGAGGACAGATATTCTTTCAGTTTAACAAACGCGTGCTCACAGGCTTCATCCCACGCGAACTTACAAGCCTTCTTCATCAGTTTAAGCATGGGCTGTGTTTTCTCGGCTAATGTTGGCATGAATCTCGACAGTGCTGCTAAACGTCCGACTAACCTCTGTGTCTCCTTGATGTTTGCAGGACTACGCATACTTAGTACCGCTTGGCACTTGTCTGGGTTAGCCTCAATTCCTCGGTGTGTTAACATGAACCCTAAGAATTTCCCTCCTGTGACTCCGAACACGCACTTCTCTGGATTTAAACGCATGTCATATCGGCGTACTGCATGTAGCACCTCCCTGAGGTCTATTATGTGCTGTTCTAACGAATCGGACATCACCACCATGTCATCTACGTAAACCTCCATGCATTTTCCAATCAGATGATGAAAAACCCGATCCATCAATCTCTGATACGTCGCTCCTGCGTTTTTCAAACCAAAGGGCATTACCTCATAGTAGAAATTGGCTTCCTCTGTGATGAAAGCTGTTTTCTCCTTGTCACCTGCGTACATAGGTATCTGGTTGTAACCCGAATAGGCATCCAAGAAACTAAGTACCCTATGGCCAGCTGCTCCATCGACAAGCCGGTCGATGCTGGGTAAAGGATAAGTGTCTTTGGGGCAGGCCTTATTAAGGTCTGTGTAGTCCGTGCACATCCGCCACTTGCCATTGGGCTTTTTGACCAATACCACGTTGGCCAACCAAGTGGTATACTTAGCCTCTGTGATAAAGCCCGCGGAGAGCAGTTTCTGTACCTCAATCTTGGTTgcttctctcttttcttccccCATTTTTTGCCTCTTTTGAGCGACCGATTTTGCTTCTGTATAAACAGACAGTTTGTGGCAAGCAATTCGAGGGTCGATTCCAGGCATGTCGGCTGCGCTCCATGCAAACAAATCGGCGTGCTCGTTCAACGTCTGCTTCAGCTCCTCGACATCTGCATACGCCTTACCAGTGTAGGTGTACCTGACCCCATCCCCGAAGTCATGTCTCTCTGTGGCCTCAACCGGTTCGACCCGTGTGTCATCATTGAAGCGAGGATCTAAGTCTGCGCCCTCAATCCTCGATGTTCTCTCAATATTGTGTACTGCGCGTTTTGGTGGTGACCTAGGTCGTCCTCTCAAGCTATCCGCATAACACTTACGAGCAGTAGGTTGGTCCACGTGTATGGTGATGATATCTCCAGATGCGGAAGGAAACTTCATTGCCAAATGATATGTGGAAACGACTGCGCCCAACGTATTAAGAGAGGGCCTTCCTAATAATATGTTATATGATGTGTGCGCATCGACGATGAGGTACCTGATCTTTACCGTCCTCGTCACCTTTCCTCCTCCAAATTTAGTGAAGAGGTCGATATAGCCTTTCGTGTCCACCCTCTCACCTGAAAAGCCAACTATGGGTTCTAAATAATGTTGAATGTCTTCTTctgaaattttcaattttttgaaagTTCTCCAATAGAGGATGTCTACCGAACTTCCTTGATCCACAAGGGTTTTTCTGACAGCGAAGTCTTCAATTTCCACCGATATGACCATCGGATCATCATGTTGAGGGTCAACAGCCTGAAAATCGTCGTCCCTAAAGGTAATAGGCGGCATACGCCTACGCGGATATATAGAAACTGCATTCACGCTCTGAACTGCACGGacatacttctttttggcagATGCAGTGGAGCCCCCACCAGCGAAACCTCCCGCAATGTAGTTAATAACTCCTCGTAATGGCTTTTCCTGTGGTTCCCGTTGCTCATCCTTCTTATGATCGATCTTTCGTCTAAGGTTATCTTCGCGTCGCCCCCCATACGCTGGCGCTCTGTACTCTTTCCTCTCGTTTCCTCCATCTCGGTCCTCCTTTCTGGATGCAAATCCCCCCTCTTCGCGTTTTACAAACCTTTTGAGATGCCCAACTTGTATTAACTCCTCGATTTTGTCCTTTAGTGTGAAACACTCTTCTGTAGTATGGCCGTAATTTCGGTGATAACGGCAGTGCTTCGTGGTGTCAGCATGAGGGGGAGTTGGGACCTTTCTAGGGGGAGATATAAGGTCGGCATTTAGGGCTTCCTCCAGAATCTGTGCCCTGTTGGATATCAGCGGGGTGTATCTATGATACTTTGGTTGTCTTTGCTCTCGGAACCTAGAGCCTGGTCTTGAGGTTGTTGCTCTGTCTCTCTCGGGTTGCTTTCTGTCAAGGGTTTCCCTGCGGGTGGTGTTGCGAAACTCCTTCAGCTCTTCCATTTGCATAAACTTCGTAGCTCGCGTTCGGAGCTCGTCCAGATTGGCCATAGGTTTTTTGCACAGGCTGTCCACAAATAGGCCTGGTCGCAGGGCTGTAATCAAATGATGCATGGCTACCTCTGGATTCAAATTACTGATGTTTAGGGATAGTTTCCCGAATCGCTCCATGAAATTGCGTAATGTCTCATCTTTTTCTTGCCGCACATTCACCAGTGCCAAAGAGGTGAGATGATGGGGTTTGCTAGTAGCAAATTGAATGCTAAAACGCGTCGTCAGTGTATCAAAACAGTCCACGGAGTTGGGGGGAAGCCGGGTAAACCAACGGAGCGCCGGACCCTTTAGCGATGTTGGGAAAACGCGACAGAGGATGGCGTCTTCGGTTGTATACAGTCCCACCTGAGTGGTAAAGATGTCTATATGCTCTTCCGGATCTGTGGTGCCATCATACTGATTCATAGTAAGCCCCTTCCAACGTGCAGGGAGGTCAGCCGTCATGATTCCGTCCACAAAGGGGTGACGCCTAGGTGTTCTTGCTAGTGCACCGGTATGATTGGGATTAGTTTGAGCGCGGGATTCCTCCTGGTCTGACGTCTCTTCTTGTACTTCTTCTTCTTGTGGCATTTCTCTCCTTCTCTCCGTGCGTTCGGTCTGTCTCCTGATTCTTTGGTTTTCCGCCCTCAAGGCGTTGACTTCCTCTTCGTTTTTACGTCTTATCTCAGCTAGTTGTCGCTGCATTTCTGTCTGCATCTCTTCCTGTATTTGTCGCCGCATCTCGGCTAGGGCTGCATTGTGATCTATCGTTGTCCTGGTCGAATCCATGTCCCTTGAGAGTAGCttggccccacggtgggcgccaaatgTTCTTGTAAGGGTTAGAGCCAAGCGATCTCAAAGGCCTTCTGTATTCTTCCGCCCACTTTGCGTCCCTTCTCTTTACAGCTGCTTCTGGACTACCGTCAGGGGTGAGTACCTGCAAatactccgatgcttaagtcagtaatAACCCCAGATATTCTCTCTTTAGATATTGGCTTTAGATAAACTTACCTTTTACTAGACAgtccaaatatcttttatactACCTGGCCTTATTCCCGTTATTATTGCCTACAGAGCGGTTTCCTTCTCCCATTAAACACTAAGGAATCTTAATCAATACAGTAACTGCCTCTCATACCTTAACGGTAACATTTCTACATTCCATTGGACTTCCAAACTCTTGGGCCTGTGTGCTATCTTTGCCGTGACTGGGATGGGTCTACCCCTCTGCACTGCTAGCCCATTACGCATCAGAACCCTTGGGCCGAGATGTACCAGGCACCCAGGGCCGACACCTACTCGGCCTCCACTCTGCGCGTGCCTGCCATCCTACCAGGCCACTCCCTGACTTCAGTGCCTCAAATGTGTCTAGCCATTGGGCCGTGATGTTTACGGCTCCTGGGTCGAGACATATGCCTCTGACCACACCACTCTAACCTTCTTTTACTGACTGTGCCTCACCTTTTCCTGTCGTGCCCGTGGCCGAGTATATCCCTCCCAAACTTCCCTATTGTACCTAACTAATGGGATGTACCCAGACTTccaatacaaattttttattttgtaaattgatatctaaatttgtacatttaacaacttttggtcactaaaattgatggTTAACGAAGATTTCTCCTTGAGTGTCAGtgcatttaattaattttaaaagaatatgatATCACTTTGATACCAAGTGTTATATTCCTTTtggaaacatttatttttttaatcgcTATTTTAGCATCTATATAACAAGATTCTTTACTGAGGGAAAAACAAGTGGAATATATGATTGTACGAAACAGCAGTAAAATATATAGAAGGTGACATTGTATTGTATGTTAACTCAACTACGTGACGTTGATGGAAAACAACTTCAAAGCCAAACAATGgcttctttgtttttttcttttttattgatgTAGCGGGTACTCCAACCTCAAATTCTCCAAAAACCACAACTGAAAGAAGAAATACAAGCCAAAAGATAATCTGAAAAGgacaaagattttttttttttctgacaaaaATACGCTTCGAACTAACCATGACTGTACTTTAATAATATCCATCGATTAACTAAAATCAAGAGCACCATGACAAAAAGCAATTTTGTTTCGGAACAACCACTACTTGTGTTAGAATAATTACTTCACATTGTCCCGTAAAGTAGTATAATAATTCTAAATTTAGATGAGTTTTAAAATTCTAGCAATTGTCTTCATCAACATGATGCTTGGAGAATagcatataattttattaggttaTATCAACATTATATGAGCCAAAGAAGTTTTGTTAATTACTATTATACAACaaccaaataaattttaacctaATCTATATATAGACAACCCAATAATTTACATTCAATAACTTGGTTTTTAACTTTGTATTCTGTGCTTATCAGAAACAATGAATTGGCAAATAAGATACTTTCCAATTAATGCAACAAAAGACATGTCTTTTTGGATGttaaaaaacataagaaaacaaaacacaacTCACATGGGAAGCATCACAGTATTAACTAGATAGAaagaacaaacacaaatgaTGAATATATAAGCCAAAGGTACATACATCATTGTCAcatgagaaagagagaaagaaacacATACATCATCCAATTAACTagacgagaaaaaaaaaatagtaaagcgCTAAACAATAAGCATatgacttttatatatatatatatatatatatatatatatatatatatatatatatatatatatatatatatatatatatatatatatatatatactgcgAGATATATATTAACAGCTGTGAATCATTTGATTGACATGAGATTTGAAATGACTCTACTTaactatataaattatttaaaaaataaacgt
Encoded here:
- the LOC114163705 gene encoding uncharacterized protein LOC114163705 → MDSTRTTIDHNAALAEMRRQIQEEMQTEMQRQLAEIRRKNEEEVNALRAENQRIRRQTERTERRREMPQEEEVQEETSDQEESRAQTNPNHTGALARTPRRHPFVDGIMTADLPARWKGLTMNQYDGTTDPEEHIDIFTTQVGLYTTEDAILCRVFPTSLKGPALRWFTRLPPNSVDCFDTLTTRFSIQFATSKPHHLTSLALVNVRQEKDETLRNFMERFGKLSLNISNLNPEVAMHHLITALRPGLFVDSLCKKPMANLDELRTRATKFMQMEELKEFRNTTRRETLDRKQPERDRATTSRPGSRFREQRQPKYHRYTPLISNRAQILEEALNADLISPPRKVPTPPHADTTKHCRYHRNYGHTTEECFTLKDKIEELIQVGHLKRFVKREEGGFASRKEDRDGGNERKEYRAPAYGGRREDNLRRKIDHKKDEQREPQEKPLRGVINYIAGGFAGGGSTASAKKKYVRAVQSVNAVSIYPRRRMPPITFRDDDFQAVDPQHDDPMVISVEIEDFAVRKTLVDQGSSVDILYWRTFKKLKISEEDIQHYLEPIVGFSGERVDTKGYIDLFTKFGGGKVTRTVKIRYLIVDAHTSYNILLGRPSLNTLGAVVSTYHLAMKFPSASGDIITIHVDQPTARKCYADSLRGRPRSPPKRAVHNIERTSRIEGADLDPRFNDDTRVEPVEATERHDFGDGVRYTYTGKAYADVEELKQTLNEHADLFAWSAADMPGIDPRIACHKLSVYTEAKSVAQKRQKMGEEKREATKIEVQKLLSAGFITEAKYTTWLANVVLVKKPNGKWRMCTDYTDLNKACPKDTYPLPSIDRLVDGAAGHRVLSFLDAYSGYNQIPMYAGDKEKTAFITEEANFYYEVMPFGLKNAGATYQRLMDRVFHHLIGKCMEVYVDDMVVMSDSLEQHIIDLREVLHAVRRYDMRLNPEKCVFGVTGGKFLGFMLTHRGIEANPDKCQAVLSMRSPANIKETQRLVGRLAALSRFMPTLAEKTQPMLKLMKKACKFAWDEACEHAFVKLKEYLSSPPILHKPAKGKPLLIYLAISNNAVSTAIVQEHDGQQQPVYFISRVLHDAELRYQTVEKVALALVVTTRRLRPYFQSYEAIVRTDYPIHKMLRRPDLAGRMVGWSVELSEFHTRCEARGAIKAQCLADFVNELAGQTEPNDNTWTLFVDGSSNTKGGGAGIVLQGPNNLLLEQSLRFGFKPSNNQAEYEALIAGLHLAVDMGVENLTCKSDSQLLVGHMDGSFQVKDPLLIRYYHVVKGMLAQFKTVRLEHINRAQNSIADLLSKLATTKIKGQHHTVIHATLSQPTVTMIDSNVTEVTKTEDKGWMVPIVQFIQHGEDSGTDDPAIRKKASRFMLIGGELYKRGFSNPLLKCVAENQTQYLMDELHTGICGFHSGSRTMASRILRAGYYWPTLKTDCDRYVQRCTRCQQHGNLLHAKPEELHTIMSPWPFAMWGMDILGPFSPGRGQVKFLLVAVDYFTKWIEAEPLATITAQQVQKFVWRNLICRFGVPKTIITDNGRQFIDKGLADFYKGLHIHHVTSSVEHPQTNGQAEAANKVILKELKKRLGEAKGTWADELLEVLWAYRCTPQSTTKETPYSLTYGVDAMIPIEIGDTSLRRRLFDVNLNNESMLINLDLLQELRDRSCIREAASKARAQRRYNSKVKHRSFHQGDLVWRMASNARKKEGKFSPNWEGPFRIREVVGKGAYRLEYLSGSTIPATWNSSHLKFYYS